Genomic window (candidate division WOR-3 bacterium):
GCAACCGACGGGCGCAGGCTTGGCTATGTCTGCCGCAAGGGGAAATACCCGGCGACATTCAATCTTATTGTTGCGCCCAAGGTTCTGTCGTTGTTGCCTAGGGACCAAGATGTGGTTGCAGTCCGGACAGACCCTGGACGGGTGGCGCTTACAACACCGGACACCAACATCATCGGTCGGCCGATCGTGGGACCATACCCGGACTACGAGCGCGTGCTGCCGAGAAAGGAATACCCCCACAGGGCTGTGCTTGAGCACGAAGCTTTTACGGCCGCACTTCGACGGGCCGCGGTGTTCGCCCATCCGGTTGGTCGCCAGGTCGCGCTCGAATTCTCCAAGGGTAAGCTTAGGTTACTTGCCGAAAGTCCGGAGTACGGGTCGAGCGAGGAGGAGATTTCGTGCGATTATGATGGCGAGCCTCTTAGAATTGGATTCAACGTTGGCTACCTGCTGGAAATCTTGCGGCACCTAGTAGCAGACAAGATTATCGTCGAGCTGCAGAGTCCGGTGTCAGCCGGACTTCTGAAGCCGTTTGAGAAAAGACCGGAGCAGGAACAGACTTATCTTTTGATGCCGATCCGACTCGAGTAGCAATGCGCCGGGCTTTGCTGGTCGCGTTCATGTCCTTAGTATGGTTCGGGTGTGACCGGACTGGGCGTCGCGGACTTGATCCCCTGTATCGCGAGCCGATGATCAATGGTTACCTGGACCGCGTCGAGTTCTACGACGGTGACGTGGGCTACTGGCGGGAGTTAAGTGTGTTCGACCCGGCCGGACTACGAATGGTGCCTGAAGTAAGGATAAATCAGATACAGGTTCCGTGCTACTACTACTCCTGGACCAACTACCGTTACGGTGACGAGAACTATTTTCAGGTATCAAAACGTTACAAACTTGAGGTTGACCACTACTGGGGAACGGCGTTTGCACGGGTCGTGATGCCCGGCAACTTCCGACTTACCTATCCGCCAAGTGACAGCTACATTCTAGACCTAGAGTCCACCTTGGTCATAACTTGGCGTCGCGCAGACGGCGCCCAGTGGTACTGGGTTGACGCATACTGCTGCTACGATTTCTACGATTCGCTATATCGGTGGGATGACCACGAGTTTGAGTTCGATACGACTGTGTCCGATACGTTCCTAATTCTGGCACCGGGGCGCGTTTTCCCAAGCTATGTCATGGATGTAATCGAGGGTGACGGTTCAGCTCTGGTCTGGGCCGGGTACGGCCCGCCCGTCGAGCCTGGCGACTACGGTAATGTGCGAGGCAACGGGTTCGGATTTTTCAACGCGTTCAACGAAGCCAAGGAGCGGTACTTCTGGGTTGGCGCGCCGATAGCAGAACGTCGGAGCCCGGGCGTACGCGAGAGCCGGGCCAAGCTCCGTAGCCGGATCGAAAGAAGGACTCAACTCGCCTGGCCACGCTAGCTGTGCGGCCATCGCGGGTGTAGCTGGTTTGTTCGCACCTCTGGTTTTACGCTTAAGGAGTCAGCAGTTGTATCCTGCAGGTTCTGCTGCGCTTCTGTGGATCCCAAAGGTTCTCCTATCCGTGCTCGGAAGTGCATCTCGTGTGATTCCGTTGTTGCGATCGCAGAAAATACGGCAGAGAAGGGTCGTTGTCTCTGTTTGTCACGGTCTGTGAAGCCGCTCTGACTGGAGCTTGTGGGGGTTCGGGGTGAGTGAGTTGTCAAACGGTCTGCTGAGACGGCAATTCAACGGACAATGCGCCGGACTCCTTGTCGAACCAGAAATAGCACTTTCTTCTCGGTTCGGTTGCAAACCGAACTCAGACTCAAGTCTGCGCTATCCCGGGATCGGACTTGGACGGGCCATCAGGCTTTTCATTGGGGTTCTTGCATCCATCATGGCGACTCTAGTCCGGGAGCCAGTCGTAGCGCCGAACAAGGTCGTAGAGCACGACCGCAGCTGCGGCCGCAACGTTGATCGAGTTCTTTAGACCGAATACCGGAATGTCAATGACGGCATCACAGGTCTGGAGGGCGGACTGAGACACGCCCAAAGCTTCGTTGCCAAGCACTATTGCGACCGGTGGTTGGAACTCAAACTCATGGTATAGCCTTGCGCCATCCACCGTCTCAAGCGCGACCAGCTGAATTCCTTTGGAGTGCAGTTCGGCCAGGCATGTAACGACGTTTTCGAACTGGCGCCACGGAACCGTCTGAGTGCTGCCGAGCGCCGCCTGTTCGAGCTTGTGGTGGGGCGGATGGCAAGTGTACCCACAGGTGATTACCTCGGCGGCACGGACTGCATCGGCGAGTCGGAAGATGGAGCCGACGTTGAATGCTGAGCGCAGATTGTCAAGGACTATGTGAATCGGTCGCCGAGGCAGCTGGCCGAACTCCTCAGGTGACAGAAGGGCATCGCGGACCCGTACATCAAGAAACGTCTCTATGCCGTCGGCAGCAGGTCTCCCTCTGCCTGAGTGGCAGGGACGGCCGCGCGTGCGACCACTCTCGCGCCGGGCCGGTTCGCGGGCAAGCAGTGCAATCTGGGCTGCCTTGTCGCATACCTCAATAAGGTCCATCGCCTCAGCCAAAACTCGGCCCGATGCGATCATGCCGTGCCGAGGCCAGATGACTGCAGAGGCGCGTCCGAACGCCCGAGCGGTGGCGTTGCCAAGGTTTACGGTTCCGGGTTCGATGAAGGGTAGGGCAACAATATCGTGAGCTAGTTGGCGTACCTCAGCTAGGCTTCGGATCAGGAGGGCGACTAAGGATTCTGGCTCGGGGTAGAGGAGGCTGAGTGCCACGAGCGCGGTGGGGTGAGTGTGCAACAGACGGGTGTGCTCTGGCCGTATCTTGTTCAGTACAGAGTGTGCTGCGAGATGGCTGGGAAGTTCGCTTGTCGGCACCTCGTCGTCGAGCACGCAGTAGGCGTTGCCAGTTTGGTTCAGTCGCACCAGACAGAGTCCGCCCAAAGGGGCGTCAGCCAGTTCACCCATTCTGACGCCGGCTTTTTTCGTAAGCAGTGCCCAGTTACCAAGTTCAGTAAGGGTATACGGTAATTGGCGGTAAGAGCCGGGGAATTCCGGGACACCCGAGACCCGAAAAGAGAAATTGCCGGCGTTTGCCTCTGCCCAGCCTTTATTTACGAGCTGCTGTGCGATGACGCTGATTTCTGCCAGGAAGGGGGCGGCGATACGACACAGGACGTCCGGTGCTCTGCGGACGGATGAAGGCTGGGAAACGTCTGTACGTGAATATTGAGCCGGTCGGTCTGTTCTGGGGGCAGGAGGGTTTCCCTGCGTTGCTTCGAAATCTGGGCGTGAGTCGTGCGCTTCGTCTCTATCCGTCATGGTCGAAGTTACATGTTGCCAGGTCTGTTCTGTGCTGTCAAGGAACTCATGGTCGGTACATAGTGAGTTAACAAGATCTTGGAGCGGAGGCTGAGGTCAAGAGCAACACCATTATAGAGCCGTTGTCGTGCGATAGGAGTGCCCACGGTTCTCTGAGGCGGCGTTGTACTAGCCCCGGAACGGCTCAGCACAGGGCGGGAAGCAACCTGTGTTGAGAACCGATTCTACATTGACAGGTGATTCAACCGGTTCTAGAATGAATTACAACTTGGAGTGAAGCAGGCCGCAAGGCCTTTCGTCGGGGGCGATTGGCTTCGACGGAGTGCTGAGGGGCCTGAGTGCATGGCGAGGTTCCTCTGTCGCCTCGATAATCCCGACGGAGGAAATACAGCTGCCAACAACAGCTACGCACTGGCTGCCTAAGACAGAGGCAGTCCCTTGAACCGCGATTTCACCCGGCGCGGATTCAGGGTCTAATAGGGTGATAAAGACCGGTCCTGTGTCTCAGGGGACCTGTCGGATTGACTCTGGGACTGGCCCGTCTTCGCCTGTCAGCCGGCCAAAGGGCGGGCGAGAAACAAGGACTGACTAACCATGTAGATCTTGGGTTCCGAACTCTCCGGACGCGGGTTCGATTCCCGCCGCCTCCATTCTTGTTGCCGAATTTCGGAATGAACCGTAACGAACGCATCGCCCGGATCGGGCAATCACGGATGAACACAGATGCTCGGACAGAGTGAGCCGCCGCCAGCATAAAGGTTGCCAAGAAGGCGGACGGACGGAATCGGAATGCGCCGCTAATGAATGCCGATAGGGGCTGGTGGTACTCGGTTCCGGCGCGTATGCTGGTCGAAGGGTTGTTGCTACTTGCAGCTGGGTGTCCGAGCTTCTACGCGAACAGTCCACGGTTCCATCGGCGCGCCGCGGTTGAGAAGCCCCCGGTCAAAGCTGGGACAGACCTGAGGCAGGGCAGACTGGCCTGGCCCGTGGTCGGCACAATTGTGCAAGGTTACGGGGTAAGAGTTGATCCTGTGTACGCTACAAAGACGAACAGCCTTGGCATTGATATTGTCTGTGCGTCCGGTGCACCGGTCAAGGCCACCGAGGCTGGTCAGGTTAGCTTCGCCGACCGGTTCATGGGCTATGGCAAGATGGTGATTGTTGACCACGGAAACCGGTTGCATTCCCTGTATTCCAGGCTAAGTGACATCAAGGTCACAGTCGGCAGCAAGGTCGCGCGGGGCGAGATAATCGGCTTCGCCAGTGACACGCTTCACTTTGAGGTACGCAAGGAGGGCAGAGCGGTGGACCCGGAGCAGTGGCTTGGCTCGCGTTGACCGATGCGATAGGCATGGAGCGTAATTGGTGTGGTGAGAACTGTGTGGCCAGTAAGGTCATCCCGCCGTGGTCACGGGTGAGTTATGTCGGTGCGGTGACATCAGTGTTTAGAACCCGGGATGTGAAGTGCGACTTTGTGGATGTAGCCGGGATGAGCGGGTATGCGTTTGTAGTGAATCTGGATGAGCAGTTGTCTCCGGGTGGGCCGACCGGATTCCATTGGACGATGCTTCAGGATGGAACCGAGGCGATTGGGCTTGAGACGGAAATCGTCCTCGCTGAGTATCACAGGGAAACCGATGATGAGGTGCTGGCCGCAGACCTGTTCGAACGGGTGCGGCAGGAGATCGACGAGGGAAGGTGCTGTGTCGTGTGGGGGGCAACTTCGGCGCCGGAGTTCGCCGTGGTGTACGGATACCGGAATGACTGCTATTTGGTGCGGTCACTGCGTAGCGTACAGTGCGTGGCCGATCGCGACCTTGCCCAGGCCTTGGGCCCGGACGAGTGGCCTGAGGACCCAGTGCAGTACAACGCGCTACAGGCGCCACGACATCTCGGCGCTGTATTCTTCGGTACGGCGATTGAAACGGACCGGTCGAGTGCCGAACGAGAGGCCGTGGTGCGTGCGGTCCAACTTGTCCTGGACCGCCATCCGTGTTTCGAGCCCGGGTTCCGGCACGGTGCCCGAGCCTTTGAGGCGTGGGCCGAGGCATTGCGTGCGGGTTGGATGGAACCACAAGGTAATGCATACAACATTGCCTGTTTCTGTGAGCTACAGATGTTTGCTGCTTCGTTCTGTCGGCGGCTGGCAGAAACCCATGTCCGGGCCGCAGAGCAGCTCGGCCAGGCAGCCCGGGAATTCGCTCGATCGTACCTGAATCTTGAGCATCTCAAGAAACTGTTTCCGTTATCGGTCGGTGGCAATCCGGACAAGGAGGCGATACGTGCCGAGGCGGCGACACTGCTACATGAGTGCTGTATGCACAATGAGCAGGCCGGTGCCGCGCTTGAACGTGCACTTGCTCTTTTCTGAGCGAGTCCTATGACCGTATATAGGTCTTGCAGGTAGACCGGGAGGCCGGAGAGCAGCAAAGCCGGAGCATCAGAGAATCTGAAAGCCACAGGGTTCTTCTGGCTAAACCCTTTCTGACTATTTGCTCAGCGTCTGCTATCCTTGACTTTGCCGGTTTAGCGGCTATATGTCATACCGTTTGATAATGAAAAATATCAGGATCGTCGGAACCGGCCGCAGCTTGCCAGAGCGGGTTCTCACCAATCATGACCTGGAGAAGATGGTTGACACTTCGGATGAGTGGATTGTCGAACGGACCGGCATCAGGGAACGCCGTATAGCTGACGAGAACACCGCGACCTCGGACCTAGTGGCCGATGCGCTGCTGAAGGCATGTAAGGAAGCTGGGACTGAGCCGGCAAAGTTGGATGCCATAGTGGTTGCAACTTCGACGCCCGACACGATATATCCGGCAACCGGCTGCTGGGTGCAGAGGCGGCTGGGCATTTCCGGAATGCCGGCCTTCGACGTGAGTGCCGGGTGTTCCGGGTTCTTGTTCGCACTGGAGGTCGGGGCCAACATGATTGAAACCGGTGGTGCGAAGATGGTCGGGGTTGCAGGTGGTGAGGTGATGTCCAAGTTTGTAAACTGGCAGGATCGTTCAACTTGTGTGCTTTTCGGAGACGGGGCAGGGGCAGCCATCGTAACAAAGGGTAATGGTCGGTCCGGGATTCTGGCCTCGAACTGGGGCTGTGACGGCAATCTTGCCCCTTTGCTATACCAACCAGCAGGAGGCACACGACGGCCAACCACCAAGGAGACCCTTGCGGCAATGGCTCATACCGTGCACATGGAGGGTAATCAGGTTTTTAAACATGCGGTCCGGGCAATGGGGGGAGCCGCGTTGCGCGCGCTTGCCGACGCTGGAATTAGCCGGGACGACGTTAGGTTATTGATTCCGCATCAGGCTAATATCCGCATAATGGATGCGACCCGAGAACGCACCGGTATCCCGAGCGAAAGGATGTACAACATTCTGTACAAGTATGGCAACATGTCTGCTGCCACGATCCCGGTTGCGCTGGACGAGGCCCG
Coding sequences:
- a CDS encoding DNA polymerase III subunit beta; this translates as ATDGRRLGYVCRKGKYPATFNLIVAPKVLSLLPRDQDVVAVRTDPGRVALTTPDTNIIGRPIVGPYPDYERVLPRKEYPHRAVLEHEAFTAALRRAAVFAHPVGRQVALEFSKGKLRLLAESPEYGSSEEEISCDYDGEPLRIGFNVGYLLEILRHLVADKIIVELQSPVSAGLLKPFEKRPEQEQTYLLMPIRLE
- a CDS encoding TrmH family RNA methyltransferase, whose product is MTDRDEAHDSRPDFEATQGNPPAPRTDRPAQYSRTDVSQPSSVRRAPDVLCRIAAPFLAEISVIAQQLVNKGWAEANAGNFSFRVSGVPEFPGSYRQLPYTLTELGNWALLTKKAGVRMGELADAPLGGLCLVRLNQTGNAYCVLDDEVPTSELPSHLAAHSVLNKIRPEHTRLLHTHPTALVALSLLYPEPESLVALLIRSLAEVRQLAHDIVALPFIEPGTVNLGNATARAFGRASAVIWPRHGMIASGRVLAEAMDLIEVCDKAAQIALLAREPARRESGRTRGRPCHSGRGRPAADGIETFLDVRVRDALLSPEEFGQLPRRPIHIVLDNLRSAFNVGSIFRLADAVRAAEVITCGYTCHPPHHKLEQAALGSTQTVPWRQFENVVTCLAELHSKGIQLVALETVDGARLYHEFEFQPPVAIVLGNEALGVSQSALQTCDAVIDIPVFGLKNSINVAAAAAVVLYDLVRRYDWLPD
- a CDS encoding peptidoglycan DD-metalloendopeptidase family protein is translated as MNADRGWWYSVPARMLVEGLLLLAAGCPSFYANSPRFHRRAAVEKPPVKAGTDLRQGRLAWPVVGTIVQGYGVRVDPVYATKTNSLGIDIVCASGAPVKATEAGQVSFADRFMGYGKMVIVDHGNRLHSLYSRLSDIKVTVGSKVARGEIIGFASDTLHFEVRKEGRAVDPEQWLGSR
- a CDS encoding beta-ketoacyl-ACP synthase III, whose product is MKNIRIVGTGRSLPERVLTNHDLEKMVDTSDEWIVERTGIRERRIADENTATSDLVADALLKACKEAGTEPAKLDAIVVATSTPDTIYPATGCWVQRRLGISGMPAFDVSAGCSGFLFALEVGANMIETGGAKMVGVAGGEVMSKFVNWQDRSTCVLFGDGAGAAIVTKGNGRSGILASNWGCDGNLAPLLYQPAGGTRRPTTKETLAAMAHTVHMEGNQVFKHAVRAMGGAALRALADAGISRDDVRLLIPHQANIRIMDATRERTGIPSERMYNILYKYGNMSAATIPVALDEARKEGRIGEGDIVLLTAFGTGFTWAAAVLRL